In Macadamia integrifolia cultivar HAES 741 chromosome 12, SCU_Mint_v3, whole genome shotgun sequence, the following are encoded in one genomic region:
- the LOC122057310 gene encoding bet1-like SNARE 1-1, translating into MNPRRERNHRTALFDGIEEGGIRASSSYASHEIDEHDNDRAVDGLQDRVNILKRLTGDIHEEVESHNRVLDRMGNDMDASRGILSGTMDRFKSAFETKSSRRMFTLVASFVVIFLIIYYLTR; encoded by the exons GGAGCGTAACCATAGAACTGCTCTCTTTGATGGCATTGAGGAGGGTGGGATCAGAGCCTCCTCATCATACGCTTCCCATGAAATTGATGAACATGACAATGATAGAGCTGTGGATGGATTGCAAGACAGAGTCAATATACTGAAGAGA TTGACTGGAGACATACACGAGGAGGTTGAGAGTCATAACCGTGTACTGGATCGAATG GGCAATGATATGGATGCATCTAGGGGTATCCTGTCTGGAACTATGGATCGATTCAAGTCG GCTTTTGAGACCAAATCAAGCAGGAGAATGTTTACACTTGTGGCGTCTTTCGTTGTCATCTTCCTGATTATATATTATCTGACTAGATGA
- the LOC122057226 gene encoding probable dolichyl pyrophosphate Man9GlcNAc2 alpha-1,3-glucosyltransferase produces the protein MGKKAVKEVDKCDVWWWLANGSCRVSFLCIAIFALLMRVGVSFHPYSGAGDPPKYGDYEAQRHWMEITLNTATREWYRNSTTNDLHYWGLDYPPLTAYQSYIHALFLNYFHPDSVALFTSRGHESPLGKLLMRWTVLSSDALIFFPAVLFFIMAYYTGRRHSGHKEDMAWHLAVILVSPCLILIDHGHFQYNCISLGFTVGAVAAIFSENNLVACFLFSLALNHKQMSLYFAPAFFSHLLGKCFKRRYPLLEVLKLGFTVIGTFVLNWWPYLYSTEAFKEVLFRLAPFERGLYEDYVANFWCTTSMLIKWKKLFTTQSLKLLSFSATVLGILPSMVRQLTSPSDQGFLYALLNSSFAFYLFSFQVHEKSILLPLLPASLLALEEPLLFKWFTFYAMFSMYPLLCRDHLILPYMALLALFLLIYYSSGSRQGGREVYLPKWAGFVMSLLLLCSVLLHLIYLTFQPPEKYPFFFEAMIMFLCFPQFVLLTLYTNTKQWRLSKSLNWMEREKKLV, from the exons ATGGGGAAGAAGGCAGTGAAGGAGGTTGATAAGTGTGATGTTTGGTGGTGGTTGGCTAATGGAAGTTGTAGGGTTTCATTCCTTTGCATCGCCATTTTTGCTTTGTTGATGCGGGTGGGGGTTTCCTTCCATCCCTACTCAGGTGCTGGAGATCCACCCAAGTATGGTGACTATGAGGCGCAGAGGCATTGGATGGAGATAACCCTTAACACTGCTACCAGGGAATGGTACCGCAACAGCACCACCAATGATCTCCACTATTGGGGCCTTGACTACCCTCCCCTTACTGCCTACCAGAGCTATATCCATGCTCTCTTCCTTAACTACTTTCATCCTGATTCTGTTGCCCTTTTCACCTCTAGGGGTCATGAGTCTCCTCTTGG AAAGCTTCTAATGAGGTGGACAGTGTTGTCCTCAGATGCCCTTATCTTTTTCCCTGCAGTTCTATTTTTCATCATGGCATACTACACTGGTCGCCGCCACAGTGGCCACAAAGAAGACATGGCATGGCATCTTGCTGTGATTTTAGTGAGCCCATGTCTTATCCTAATTGATCATGGCCATTTTCAG TACAACTGCATTAGTTTGGGGTTTACAGTTGGAGCTGTGGCTGCCATCTTCTCTGAAAACAATTTGGTAGCTTGTTTCTTGTTCAGTCTCGCACTCAACCATAAACAG ATGAGTTTATATTTTGCACCTGCATTTTTCAGCCATCTCTTGGGGAAATGCTTCAAGCGTCGGTATCCGTTGCTTGAGGTGTTAAAACTGGGCTTTACAGTTATTGGAACATTTGTTCTTAATTGGTGGCCTTATCTTTATTCAACAGAAGCATTTAAGGAG GTTCTCTTTCGCCTGGCTCCTTTTGAGAGAGGGTTATATGAGGATTATGTGGCTAACTTTTGGTGTACCACTTCCATGCTTATAAAATGGAAGAAATTATTCACAACACAATCACTGAAGCTTCTCAGCTTCAGTGCAACTGTTCTTGGTATTCTTCCCTCCATGGTTCGGCAGCTAACATCTCCAAGTGATCAGGGTTTTCTATATGCACTACTAAATAGTTCATTTGCATTCTACTTATTCTCATTTCAAG TTCATGAGAAGTCTATCCTGTTGCCTCTTTTACCGGCAAGTCTGTTGGCTTTGGAAGAGCCTCTTCTTTTCAAGTGGTTCACATTCTATGCCATGTTCTCAATGTATCCCCTCCTTTGCCGTGACCATCTGATTTTACCATACATGGCTCTACTTGCACTGTTCCTCCTTATTTACTATTCGTCAGGTAGCAGACAAGGTGGAAGGGAGGTTTATCTCCCCAAATGGGCAGGGTTTGTGATGTCCCTACTTCTCTTGTGCTCTGTTCTACTTCATCTCATCTACTTGACATTTCAGCCTCCAGAGAAGTATCCTTTCTTCTTTGAGGCCATGATTATGTTTCTTTGCTTCCCTCAATTTGTTTTGCTTACTCTTTACACAAATACAAAACAATGGAGGTTGTCGAAAAGCCTTAATTGGatggagagggaaaagaaactTGTTTGA